AACCGCCCTCGCCACAGGCGAAGCATTTGCAGAGGTTCTTGGCGGGCGAGACGTAGAACGAGGGGTTCTTGTCGGCATGGAAGGGGCAAAGGCCGACGTAGTTGACGCCGCGCTTCCTCAGCGTGACAAACTCGGAGACGACATCGACAATCTGTGCCGCCTCGAGGATGCGGTCTTTCGTTGCGGAGTCGATCATAGGGGGGGAGGGCTTTGGTAGGGGCGGTTATTGCGGGTAACGGTTAGATGTATCGCCCGGTGATGCTCTCCGGATTACTGGCCACGTCATGGGGGCGGCCTGTAGCCACCATGCGTCCGCCGGCATATCCGCCGCCCGGGCCCATATCCATAACGTAGTCCGCTCGACGAATGACATCCAAGTCGTGTTCGATAACAATGACCGTTGCTCCTTGGTCAGTCAGGTGCTCAAAGACTTTCATGAGCGTTTGCACATCAAGCGGATGTAGGCCGATCGTAGGCTCGTCGAAGACAAACACTGCATCGCCCTGCCCTCGGCCCATCTCACTGGCCAACTTCAGGCGTTGCGCTTCGCCACCGGACAGTCCCGGTGTGGCTTCGCCCAGTGTGAGGTAGCCCAGACCGAGGTCGTGAAGCACTTGCAGCCGGCTGTTGATCACGGGCAAATCGTCGCAGTCGGTCAGGGCTTCATCTACGCTCATGGCCATCAGTTCGGGGAGGGAGCGACCGGCTCCTGCATGCTTCCTTGTGCGATGGACGGAGTAGGCCGCCCGGGCGTAGCGCGATCCGCGACAGTCGGGGCAAGGGATGTCGACGTCGGGCAGGAATTGCACATCGAGACTGATGCTGCCTGTGCCGTCGCATGTGGGGCAACGCAGCCGGCCTGTATTGTAGGAGAAGTCCCCGGCCTTGTATCCACCGGTTTTAGCCTCTTCGCTGCGGGCGTAGACTTTGCGCAGATCGTCGTGCACATTGCAATAGGTGGCTACTGTGGAGCGGACATTTGCGCCGATGGGTGCGGCGTCGATCAGTTGCACTCGGCGTATCCCTTCTGCCTCAACGGCTGCTACCTGCGTGGGCAGCTCTTTCCCCTCGATGGACGCCTTGAGTCCGGGGATAAGGCACTCTAAGACCAGGGTCGTCTTGCCTGATCCGGATACACCTGTCACTACGGTGAGCCGGCCTTTGGGGATGCGCACATCTAAAGGTTGCACGGTGTGGATGGCGCGGGTGACAAGGCGAATGGTGCCGAGGTCGAAGAGGGGTGGGGCTGGCGTGGGGTGGTGCGTTGGTTTGGGGGTTAGGAAGGGCCCGATGCGTGACGATGGGTTGGCGCAGAGCATCACCGCCGTGCCCTCTGCGATGATTTGCCCCCCGCCTGCGCCCGCCGCAGGCCCCAGCTCGATGAGGTGGTCGGCATGACGCAGCACTTGGGTGTCATGGTCTACGAGCACTACTGAATTGCCATCCGCCACGAGGTCGTTCATTACACCGATCAGGCCCTCGAGGTTGGACGGGTGTAGGCCGATGGAAGGTTCGTCGAGTACGTAGAGCACCCCGGTGGTTCGATTGCGTACGGCGCGCGCCAGTTGCACGCGTTGCCGTTCCCCTGTGGAGAGGGTCGCGCCGGCTCGATCGAGGGTGAGGTAAGAGAGGCCCAGCTCCATCAGTCGGCGAGCCGTGTCATAAAAGGCCTCACAAATGCGTTCAGCCATTGGTTGCATTTCTTCGGGCAAGGATGCGGGTACGCCTGCGACCCACTCTACTAACTCTCCGAGTGTCATCCGGCAGGCGTCGGCCAGTGAGATGCCTCGCAGGAGGGGTGCCCGGGCGGCGTCGCTGAGCCTTGTGCCGCCGCAGGCTGCACAGACGTCTTGCCGCAGGAACTTCTCCACGCGCTTCATGCCCTTTTCGTCCGTCACTTTGGCCAAGGCGTTCTCCACCGTATAGACGGCGTTGTAGTAGGTAAAATCCATTTCGCCGGCGACGTTGGAGGTCTTGGACTTATACAGGATGTGCTTTTTCACGGCCGGCCCATGGTAGACGATCTCGCGTTCTTTGTCTGTCAGCTCTTTGAAGGGCACGTCGGTGCGCACGCCCATTGCGCGGCAGACGTCGGTCATAAGCGAGAACATGAGTGTCTGCCACGGTGCCACGGCACCCTCGTCAATGGTGAGCGATTCGTCGGGCACGAGCGTAGATTCATCCACATGGCTTACGAGGCCCGTGCCGTCGCATGTGGGGCAGGCGCCCTGGCTGTTGAAGGCCAGTTCTTCGGCGCCGGGGGCATAGAAGTGGGCGCCGCATTCGGGGCAGATCAGCTCGCGTTCGGCGGCTACGTTGATCGAGGGCGGGAGGTAATGCCCGTTGGGGCAACGGTGGCTGGAGAGTCTCGAATACATTAGCCGCAAGCTGTTGAGCAGCTCTGTGGATGTGCCGAAGGTGGAGCGTATGCCGGGCACGGCGGGGCGTTGGTGGAGGGCCAGCGCGGCGGGGACGTATCGCACGTCGTCGACTTGTGCGCGTGCGGCCTGGGTCATCCGTCTGCGGGTGTAGGTGGAGAGTGATTCTAAGTAGCGACGCGATCCTTCGGCATAAAGTACGCCCAATGCGAGTGATGATTTGCCTGAACCTGATACGCCGGCGATGCCTACGATCTTGTTGAGTGGTATGTCCACGTCGATGTGCTTGAGGTTATGTGCGTGTGCACCTCGGATCTCGATTTGCTGGGGGGATGTCCTATGCTTATTCATATGATGGGGTGTTGTGTAAAAGTGAGGGGGACGGCGTTCGTCCGTGCGATGTGTTATTGTCTAATAGAAATGAATGGCGGGTAGAGGAAGGTGGTTTTACCCCATGCCAGGCGTTCGATCCGTCAGAATCCGTAGGGATTGAGGCCAAACAGACCTCTGTTTTGGGCCGCGCACACTGCGCGAAGCCAATCGAGTACTTGTTCGGGTCTGCGCAGGCCTCTGCCGAGGCCGGAAAGTTTGCTCGGGTTCAAAATGTATTTCGAGCGCATTTCCGATAACGCTGAAGCGGCTTGTCCGTGCCTTTCTGTGCGACGATGCATGTCAGTACGCCTCGCGATACTTGTTGCCGTCGGCGTCTTCCAAGATGTTCAGGTAGCTGCGGTAACGCGACGATGCGATGTTTCCACACTCCATCTCGCGACGTACGGCGCACCCGGGTTCATTCGTGTGGGTGCAGTTGTTGAAGCGGCAGTCGGCCGATGCGCGGAAGATTTCGGGGAAGTAGTGGGCTACCTCCGGGCCTTGCATTTCGATCGTCCCGAAGCCCTTGATGCCCGGTGTGTCGATCAGGTAACCCGAACCGTCGGCGAGGGGGAGCATTTCGGAGAAGGTCGTTGTGTGGACGCCCGTGCGGTGGTACTCCGAGATCTCTTGCGTGCGCAGATCGGCGTGTGGCAGGAGGCGGTTGATGAGCGTCGACTTGCCTGTGCCCGAATGGCCGGAGAGGAGCGTGATTCGCCCCTGCA
The sequence above is drawn from the Tannerella serpentiformis genome and encodes:
- a CDS encoding excinuclease ABC subunit UvrA; this encodes MNKHRTSPQQIEIRGAHAHNLKHIDVDIPLNKIVGIAGVSGSGKSSLALGVLYAEGSRRYLESLSTYTRRRMTQAARAQVDDVRYVPAALALHQRPAVPGIRSTFGTSTELLNSLRLMYSRLSSHRCPNGHYLPPSINVAAERELICPECGAHFYAPGAEELAFNSQGACPTCDGTGLVSHVDESTLVPDESLTIDEGAVAPWQTLMFSLMTDVCRAMGVRTDVPFKELTDKEREIVYHGPAVKKHILYKSKTSNVAGEMDFTYYNAVYTVENALAKVTDEKGMKRVEKFLRQDVCAACGGTRLSDAARAPLLRGISLADACRMTLGELVEWVAGVPASLPEEMQPMAERICEAFYDTARRLMELGLSYLTLDRAGATLSTGERQRVQLARAVRNRTTGVLYVLDEPSIGLHPSNLEGLIGVMNDLVADGNSVVLVDHDTQVLRHADHLIELGPAAGAGGGQIIAEGTAVMLCANPSSRIGPFLTPKPTHHPTPAPPLFDLGTIRLVTRAIHTVQPLDVRIPKGRLTVVTGVSGSGKTTLVLECLIPGLKASIEGKELPTQVAAVEAEGIRRVQLIDAAPIGANVRSTVATYCNVHDDLRKVYARSEEAKTGGYKAGDFSYNTGRLRCPTCDGTGSISLDVQFLPDVDIPCPDCRGSRYARAAYSVHRTRKHAGAGRSLPELMAMSVDEALTDCDDLPVINSRLQVLHDLGLGYLTLGEATPGLSGGEAQRLKLASEMGRGQGDAVFVFDEPTIGLHPLDVQTLMKVFEHLTDQGATVIVIEHDLDVIRRADYVMDMGPGGGYAGGRMVATGRPHDVASNPESITGRYI